The DNA sequence GAGTTGGTTCAACACCCTGAAATCGCCGGCCAAGCGCAAGTGGTGCGCATAGGTCATTTTAAACCCGACTTGCGAATGGTATCCGTTTGAATCGTTGAACAGAATACCGCCTACCCCACTTCTATCACCAACCCTAAAATGCGCATTGAACGTCTGTAAGCTTGGCGCCTCATCAACATTGAACCATTGCTTTCTGGCGGTAAGCCGCAATTTGCCTCCCTCTCCAATACCGGCCATCGATGGATAGACCAAATAATAATTGTCTGCCAAATAATCGAAATATACGGGAATGCCCTCTTGTGCTCGAGAGTTGATACTAAATGCAAACAAAAGTGCCAGTACGAACAAAAGGCGTTTCATAAAAAAGTTTGGGGTCAATTTCATCAAGTGGTGTGTTCGAACAGTAACTATAACGGTTAATGTAATACATTATTATATATTTCAGGCTTCATATTTCCTTTGTATTTTTGAAAAAAAATCTTATGAAAGAATATCATATAACCGTTGTTGCCACCAACAATCCCGCTATATTGAAATTCGAGGCCAATGATTTTCTGGTCAAGGGCAGCTACGAGTTCAAGAACATTGACGAGGCCAAAGATTCACCACTGGCGCAGCAGCTATTTTATCTTCCTTTTATAAAGACCATTTATATTTCTGGAAATTTCATTGCCCTTGAGCGTTTTGACATTGTTGATTGGAAAGATGTCAAAGACGAGGTTGCACAACAATTGGTCGAATATCTGAATGCCGGAGAACCCGTTGTCAACGAGCCTGAATTTTCAAAAAAACAGGCGATTACAGTCTATGGTGAGGTGACCCCAAACCCAGCGGTCATGAAATTTGTGGCCAACAAAAGAATTGTGCCCGCCACTTTTGAATTCAAGAATATCGATGAGGCCAAAGATTCTGAATTGGCGAAAGAACTCTTTCACTTTCCATTTGTCAAAGAGGTCTTCATCGATGAAAACTATGTTTCGGTCACCAAATATGATGTAGGCGATTGGGATGAGGCTGCACCACAGTTGCGAGAGTTTATCAGGGGTTTTCTGTCAGATGGTAAAGAAGTGGTATCATCAAGTGCCATCAGCAAAGAATCAGAAGCACGTTCGCAATCTGCAGAAAAAATTACGCTCGATGACACTTCAAGGCAGATAGTCGACATTCTTGAAGAATATGTCAAGCCCGCCGTGGCCAGTGATGGGGGCAATATTGTTTTTCAATCGTACGAAGAAAACAGCGGTACGGTCAACGTCATTTTGCAAGGGGCCTGTAGCGGTTGCCCATCATCGACCTTTACCCTTAAAAATGGCATTGAGAACATGCTCAAGAACATGCTCGGCGATAAGGTGAAAGAAGTGGTCGCCCTTAATGGCTGATTTTCCATTTTCCATAAGAGAATTGTGCTTATTATTTCATAACTTTAAGGAAATCAAAAATCATTAACTATGGCAGTTTTAAAAGTAATAGAAGTTTTGGCAAATTCTGATGAAAGTTGGGAAGATGCCACTCAAAAAGCAGTAACGCAAGCCGCTAAATCGGTCAAAAACATACGTTCGGTATATGTCAACGAGCAAAGTGCCACCGTCAAAGATGGCAAAATCGATGATTACCGTGTAAACGTAAAAATTACATTTGAGGTCAAATAAACGGCTTTGAAAATGTATTGAGCGCCCGTTTGGGCGTTTTTTTTTCACCATTCGGTATCATTATGGCAAAATATCTTTCTATTTGCACGCTTTTCGTGTTTATGTTAAATGCCTGTGCACAAAAAAAGGATGAGATGAGACACAAGTACACCAACGCATTGATTGATGAAACGAGTCCATATTTGCTACAGCATGCGCACAATCCCGTGAATTGGCACCCCTGGAAGCCCGAAGTGCTTGAACGTGCCCAGAAAGAGAACAAGCCTTTGCTCATAAGCATTGGCTATGCGGCCTGTCATTGGTGCCATGTTATGGAAAGGGAGTGTTTCGAAGATGAAGAGGTCGCCAAATTAATGAATGAAAGCTTTATCAATATCAAAATCGACCGTGAAGAGCGCCCCGATGTCGACCAAATCTATATGGACGCCATTCAAATGATGTCGGGTAATGGCGGTTGGCCACTGAACATTGTGGCATTACCTGATGGACGGCCATTTTGGGGAGCAACTTACGTGCCCAAAAAAAATTGGTTGAAATCGTTGGCCCAACTCGTTGACCTCTACAATAACCAACCTGAAAAGATACAGGGTTATGCCGATGATTTGGCAAGAGGCATCAAGGCCATCAATTTAATCGAAAACAAAGAAGAGGGTGATTCATTTACCACTGAACGGCTCAACGATGCCATTGGTAATTGGTCAAAATACTTCGATACGTATTTGGGCGGCTATAAAAGGGCTCCCAAGTTCATGATGCCCAATAATCTGGATTTTTTACTGCATTATGCCACGGCCAATGAAGATGATTCAGTAATGGAATATGTCAATACCACACTTACACGTATGGCTTATGGCGGCATCTTTGACCATGTGGGGGGCGGATTCTCACGTTATTCGGTTGATATGAAATGGCATGTGCCCCATTTCGAAAAAATGCTGTACGACAATGGCCAATTGATCAGTTTGTATGCCAAGGCCTATGCTGTCACCAAAAATGAGCTATACAAAAATGTGGTTGAAGAGACCTTCATTTTTATAAAGGAGGAATTGACCGATGCGAATGGCGGATTCTATTCCTCATTAGATGCCGACAGCCTTGATGAAAACGGTGAGTTGGAAGAAGGGGCTTATTATGTTTGGACGGAAACGGAACTACAACAATTGCTCCAAGATGATTTTGAGATCTTCAAAGATTATTTCAATATCAACTCTTATGGCCTTTGGGAGAATGGAAACCACGTGCTGATACGCGACAAATCCTCTGAAGAAATTGCCGAAAAGCACGGGATTTCTGGCGATGAACTCATAAATCGCATCGATAACGATCTGGCAACATTGAAGGAAGCACGTCAGAAAAGGGAAAAACCCCGTCTCGATGACAAAATACTGACCTCTTGGAATGGTTTGATGCTTCAAGGCTTGATCGATGCCTATCGCTATCTGGGCGATGAAGCCTATCTCAATACGGCCTTAACGAATGCCGAGTTCATAAAAGAAAATATGCTTAAAAGTGATGGCGGACTTCATCGTAACCATAAAGAAGGCAAAAGTACCATCAATGGTTTTTTAGATGATTACGCCACAGTAATAGAGGCCTATATTTCTTTATATGAAGTCACTTTTAACGAAACTTGGTTGAAAGAGGCCAAAAACTTGACTGATTATACCATTGAACATTTTCAAGACAAAGACAACAAACTTTTCTATTACACCTCAGACGAAGATGCCTCGCTCATTAGACGCTCGGTCGAAACCTATGACAATGTAATTTCTTCATCGAACTCGATAATGGCAAAAAATCTATTGAAATTGCATAAGCTTTACCATGAAGAGCCCTATGGTGATATTGTTCGTCAAATGGTCAATAATGTTCAGGATAATTTTGCGGAAAACGCCCAGAGTTTTGCCAATTGGCTGCATTTGGTGATGTATGGCAACAATAACTTTTATGAGATTGCCATTATCGGTGATGACCATCAACGTTTGGGTACTGAAATTGCAAAAAGCTATATTCCCAATAGTATACTGGTCGGGGCTGAAAGAGAAGGTAATATCGAGCTATTGAAAGATAGGTACAGTGAAGGGGAAACATTGGTATACGTATGTATAGAGGGCACTTGTAAGCTACCCGTCACCACTGCCCCTGACGCACTGCGGCAAATTCAGTCCTTTCGATAAGGTTAACAATTTCTTTGATTCAAAAAACTTGACTTCACCGCTAATTTTCTTATGTTGAATAATGAAAAATAATGTCTATGGAACAACTAAAAGACTACGAACAGCATATTGAAAGAGCCTTGGATTGGTTCTGGAACCTACTACCCAATCTTTTATTGGCGGCAATAATTCTCATTGTCGGGCTTTGGGTCATTAAATTCATAAACAGGTTGGTTCGAAAATTCTTTGAAAAGAAAGACTACGACCCCGCCCTTGAATCTTTTCTGCAAAGTTTCATAAGAATCACATTAAAAGTTCTGTTATTAGTCTTGGTGGTCACCCAATTGGGGGTCAAAACCTCGTCTTTGGTCGCCATGATCGGTGCTGCTGGTCTTGCCATAGGCCTCGCTCTACAAGGGTCTTTGGCCAATTTCGCGGGTGGCGTACTTATTTTATTGTTCAAGCCTTTCAGAATCGGGGATTGGATATCGGCCCAGGGTGTGGATGGCGCCGTAAAGGAAATTTCCATTTTCAATACCAAATTGAACACCTTTGGCAACCAAATCGCCATTATTCCCAACGGGCAATTGGCAAACGGGAATATCATCAACTACAATGCCGAACCCATGCGAAGGGAAAACTATGTAGTGGGAATTGGGTATGGATCCAACATAAAAACCGCGAAAGACATCTTATTGGACATTTGCGCCAACGACGGGCGTATTCTAAAAGAACCTGCCCCAGAGGTCTATGTAGACAGTTTGGGCGATAGTTCGGTAAACCTCACCCTCAGGTTTTGGGCACCCAATGAAGTCTTTTGGCCGGCACGGTTCAACCTTATTGAGCAGTCTAAACTTCGTTTTGACGAAGCAGGTATCGAAATTCCTTTCCCACAACGGGTGGTACACCAAATCGATGACTAAGTTTTCTTTTTCTGTAGGATAAAATCTTTGAGGTAATAAGGTTCAAAATAGGCCACATCTTCGAACTGGCCCGTTTCAAATTTTTTATGGGAGAGTACGGCCATTTCCTTTGAGGAAGGAAAAGCCCCTGTATGAAAAATGAAGTTTCTATCTTTTGGCAGTATTTCCCGGCATTTTTCTGCACCACTGCCGATCAAATGT is a window from the Muricauda sp. SCSIO 65647 genome containing:
- a CDS encoding NifU family protein, which produces MKEYHITVVATNNPAILKFEANDFLVKGSYEFKNIDEAKDSPLAQQLFYLPFIKTIYISGNFIALERFDIVDWKDVKDEVAQQLVEYLNAGEPVVNEPEFSKKQAITVYGEVTPNPAVMKFVANKRIVPATFEFKNIDEAKDSELAKELFHFPFVKEVFIDENYVSVTKYDVGDWDEAAPQLREFIRGFLSDGKEVVSSSAISKESEARSQSAEKITLDDTSRQIVDILEEYVKPAVASDGGNIVFQSYEENSGTVNVILQGACSGCPSSTFTLKNGIENMLKNMLGDKVKEVVALNG
- a CDS encoding dodecin family protein — protein: MAVLKVIEVLANSDESWEDATQKAVTQAAKSVKNIRSVYVNEQSATVKDGKIDDYRVNVKITFEVK
- a CDS encoding thioredoxin domain-containing protein, which produces MRHKYTNALIDETSPYLLQHAHNPVNWHPWKPEVLERAQKENKPLLISIGYAACHWCHVMERECFEDEEVAKLMNESFINIKIDREERPDVDQIYMDAIQMMSGNGGWPLNIVALPDGRPFWGATYVPKKNWLKSLAQLVDLYNNQPEKIQGYADDLARGIKAINLIENKEEGDSFTTERLNDAIGNWSKYFDTYLGGYKRAPKFMMPNNLDFLLHYATANEDDSVMEYVNTTLTRMAYGGIFDHVGGGFSRYSVDMKWHVPHFEKMLYDNGQLISLYAKAYAVTKNELYKNVVEETFIFIKEELTDANGGFYSSLDADSLDENGELEEGAYYVWTETELQQLLQDDFEIFKDYFNINSYGLWENGNHVLIRDKSSEEIAEKHGISGDELINRIDNDLATLKEARQKREKPRLDDKILTSWNGLMLQGLIDAYRYLGDEAYLNTALTNAEFIKENMLKSDGGLHRNHKEGKSTINGFLDDYATVIEAYISLYEVTFNETWLKEAKNLTDYTIEHFQDKDNKLFYYTSDEDASLIRRSVETYDNVISSSNSIMAKNLLKLHKLYHEEPYGDIVRQMVNNVQDNFAENAQSFANWLHLVMYGNNNFYEIAIIGDDHQRLGTEIAKSYIPNSILVGAEREGNIELLKDRYSEGETLVYVCIEGTCKLPVTTAPDALRQIQSFR
- a CDS encoding mechanosensitive ion channel family protein translates to MEQLKDYEQHIERALDWFWNLLPNLLLAAIILIVGLWVIKFINRLVRKFFEKKDYDPALESFLQSFIRITLKVLLLVLVVTQLGVKTSSLVAMIGAAGLAIGLALQGSLANFAGGVLILLFKPFRIGDWISAQGVDGAVKEISIFNTKLNTFGNQIAIIPNGQLANGNIINYNAEPMRRENYVVGIGYGSNIKTAKDILLDICANDGRILKEPAPEVYVDSLGDSSVNLTLRFWAPNEVFWPARFNLIEQSKLRFDEAGIEIPFPQRVVHQIDD